A segment of the Asinibacterium sp. OR53 genome:
AATGCATTGGAAAGCCTGAGTAATTTATATGAAACAACAGGCCGTTTCGACAGTTCGCTTTTTTATTACCGGGAGTATATTGTCATGCGTGACAGCATCTATAATAATGAAAAGGAAAGGGAGATCACGCGCAAGCAATTGCAACTCGATTTTAATATTAAGGAAAGGGAATATAAACTGACCCAGCAGTTGACCGATGAAAGCCTGAAACAGCAGATATTGCTGGCAAAACAACAACAGCAGGAGATCATTCTCAGAAAGCAGCAATTAGAGATCAGTGATCAGGAAAAAAGCCTTCAAAGAGTTGCCTTTCTTAAAAAAGAGGCAGACCTGGAAAACGCAAAGAAATTGGAAATCACCCGGTTGCAAAAGGAGCAATTAAGGGCTCGTTTCGATAAAAAGATCAAAGACAGCAGGATCAGCGCCCAGCAGGCACAGATCGAATTCGATGCAAAATTATCAACCGCACTGGCAATAATTGCCATTACTACTTTGGGTGCTGGAATACTGGTATTTTACAACCACTATAAAACCGTTAAGCTAAACAAATTGGTTTCGAAACAAAAGCAGACTTTGGAAGAGCTGGTATCGGTAAAGGATACAATATTCGGTATTGTGAGTCACGATCTCAGAACGCCGGTCAATAACCTGATCTCTTTCAGCTCACTGCTGGCAAACGGGCATATTGAGCAAAAGAGACTGGCTCAATATACAGAATTGATAAAAGGCACACTGGATCATACTGCCAGCTTAATGGATAACCTGCTTAACTGGTCGGCCAGCCAGATGCAGGGCTTTGCACCCGTTATAGAGGATATTGATATGGCAGCTATTGTAGAACATGTTATCAGTGGCGCGCACCATACAATAGGAGCAAAAAACCTGACGGTGAACAACAGCGTCAAGGAGGGGGTAAGGGTATTGGGCGACCGCAACATGGTAGAACTGATCGTTCGTAACCTGGTTAGCAATGCCATTAAATTTTCCGGCCAGGATGGGTTATTGGAAATTTTTGCGAAGAGAGACGGCAAAGAGATGGTGCTCTCAGTGAGAGATAATGGTGTAGGAATCAGCGAAACAAAAGTGCAGCAGATCAATGATGTCGCCATAAAATCAATTGAAAGCACCTACGGGACCAATAGAGAAAAAGGAACCGGTCTTGGCTTACTGTTAAGCAAGCATTTTGCAGCTATATTACATGGGAATATCACTGTGAACAGCCGTCCTGGGGCAGGCAGTATATTTCATATAACCTTACCCGCGGCATGAAGGTATTATTCCCCAAAGCGGGTCAATGTTTTTTTATGTACTACCGTATCCAGCAATGCCTGTTTATAGGCTGTACTGATTGGGATTATATTGTTGTCTTTCAGCAGTATTTCGCCCACTGTAATATTTTTAATATACAGCAGATTAACCATATACTGTTTGTGAACGCGTATGAAGAAGCTGGCGGGCAATTGCTTTTCCAGGTTCTTTAAACTCACCAGGACCAAATGTGTTTTCTGGCTCGTAGTATGTATTTTGGAAAAATCCCCCATACTTTCAATATATAACACGTCGCCCATATCAAGCCTGGTATAACCGCTGGCATCTTTGATGAAGAAATAGGCTTGAGCGTCGATGGTCTTGATCAGGTTGTTACCGGTATCGGGAGAAGATGCTTTAGGGCCCGCCTGGTTATTCTGCAACCTCTTTAACTGGATGTATTCAATCGCCTTGTTGGCGGCATGGATCAGTCGTTCCAGTTTAACCGGTTTTACGATATAATCGATCACATTCAGGTTGAAGCTCTCGGCAGCATACTCCGGATGGGATGAAATAAATATAAAAACGGGGTGATTTTTGGTGCTTTTCAGCAGTTCTATGCCAGACAGGCCCGGCATGTCTATGTCAGAAAAAACAATATCTATTTTGTTGTCTCTCAAAATATTCACTGCTTCCAATCCACTTGAGAGGGTGGCATATATTTCCAGGCTGGCAATTTGTTTTAGTTTCAGCGCAAGCGAGTCGCATTCAATAATGTTATCATCTATTATGATACAACGATATTTCATCTTGGCAGAGGTTAGTAAGGGTACTGAGCTAAAATTTTGCCTGAAATTAAGCTGTTTTTTCGTCTCATCTACGAAATCAATGCTCTAGTCTATTAAAATCATTGTGTTATCAACTCAATTTTGCCTGGAATTGGCAATTTGTCAAATTACATCCTTGTAGATATTTCTCTACAGTAATTTACAGACGCTACTACAATCAACCTAACTAAAAACCTGCATATGAACCTTGCGCTGTTCAATTGAAAAATACCTGTGCTTCCCGACCTTATTTCCTATCGAATATGCAGTTCCCAACTGTATTCTATAATTTTTTAATAATTAAAAACTTGATTATGTTAAAACGGCTACTCTTTTTTATGCTGGTTATGGGCTTTGTAAGCATTTCTTTTGGCCAGTCTTCTGAAACCGTGTATAAAAACTGGCAGGTTTTTCCTGAAACCAGGAACTCAATAGAGATCTTTTACCGTGTTGTTAAATGTAACAACACAAACCAGGTACAGATCAGCGTCTTTAATGATGGTCCTGCAGATCAAAATGCGCAGTTTACCCTCACTATTACAAATAATGGAGACGGTCAGAATTTGTCGAAAGATTTCAACTTCGCCAGCAAAAAAGGCGTGTTCAATAAGCCTGACTGCGATAGCGATGCTTTGAATGATTTGAAGATCAGTCTTCCTGCTGGGTTTGACCCTTCGGGCCTGTCTGTAAAAAAAATATATAAAAACTAAGTGCAACAGGATGCTTAGAAGGATAATTTTCTGAGATCATGCTTAATGGTCATTATCAAAACCACTTTATGAAAAAAATTCTACTCTTTGTAACATGCCTTTTTGTTACAATCCTTTCGTTCGCACACGTTACGGAAATACGTGTTAATCAGGCCCAGGACGGCTCTTTAACATGGTATCTGATGACCTATCATCAGGTAAATGAATGCGGCCATTCGGGTGCGGGGCTCACTATTAACGGGGTCAATTACCCTATTGATGCAGAATTTGCCGGGAATGCCTCTTCATTAAGTCCCACTATTTTTGCTGCGGCATCACCTACTTATCTGGGCTTTGGCTTTAACAGCTATGCTACTGTTCATACTCCGTTCCTGGGTACCACACTGAGCGTAGCCCCTTATTCAAACAATGTATGCTGGGCTTTTTTGGTAGGAGGCTCCGGTAATTTTACACCGCCTCCACCCCCGGTTTGTACAAGTTGCCCG
Coding sequences within it:
- a CDS encoding tetratricopeptide repeat protein, whose product is MKKILLMLVIFTGCIGVGWTQQAKLDSLLRVNEAYQKEDSLKVIYLRNIFRQYAILKQFDKVESFGEAAVSLAKKLPNKSILEVIYYKLGASYHGVSDYLKALSYYQKALEVGKEAADKVHMADTYLNMGALYNDIPDYAKSLEAHQNAIILYEHLGKKGEVASCYMNIGEIYEGLGQFKQASEYIHKALKIFEDASSTSRGVAVACEALGNILMMASDNELMNMRIRPAEKYEKALQLFNRALPIAEKEEDYSMKSSIMTGIGKIYEARQNKETALKYYLTSMEVNKKANEKLTLAENYLNLGRYYTKNKDYGNGFINLKQGLDIARQINVSGVQKNALESLSNLYETTGRFDSSLFYYREYIVMRDSIYNNEKEREITRKQLQLDFNIKEREYKLTQQLTDESLKQQILLAKQQQQEIILRKQQLEISDQEKSLQRVAFLKKEADLENAKKLEITRLQKEQLRARFDKKIKDSRISAQQAQIEFDAKLSTALAIIAITTLGAGILVFYNHYKTVKLNKLVSKQKQTLEELVSVKDTIFGIVSHDLRTPVNNLISFSSLLANGHIEQKRLAQYTELIKGTLDHTASLMDNLLNWSASQMQGFAPVIEDIDMAAIVEHVISGAHHTIGAKNLTVNNSVKEGVRVLGDRNMVELIVRNLVSNAIKFSGQDGLLEIFAKRDGKEMVLSVRDNGVGISETKVQQINDVAIKSIESTYGTNREKGTGLGLLLSKHFAAILHGNITVNSRPGAGSIFHITLPAA
- a CDS encoding LytTR family DNA-binding domain-containing protein; this translates as MKYRCIIIDDNIIECDSLALKLKQIASLEIYATLSSGLEAVNILRDNKIDIVFSDIDMPGLSGIELLKSTKNHPVFIFISSHPEYAAESFNLNVIDYIVKPVKLERLIHAANKAIEYIQLKRLQNNQAGPKASSPDTGNNLIKTIDAQAYFFIKDASGYTRLDMGDVLYIESMGDFSKIHTTSQKTHLVLVSLKNLEKQLPASFFIRVHKQYMVNLLYIKNITVGEILLKDNNIIPISTAYKQALLDTVVHKKTLTRFGE